A genomic window from Vampirovibrio chlorellavorus includes:
- a CDS encoding replicative DNA helicase: MHDVETELQPIERLPHSVAVEQGILCGLLQYPALFPQVVGLLQPEHFYSNVHQAIFQAMLDCFEQQVPLEPIALTQALEVSGGLAMAGGSAYLYDLLLGSNPDVQVLNDASLKHWTKLLIDLARRREVILACQDIADSAAQRDQSTYLEEAENLLYLISETFPTDTMEAFDPIEEAIQQLEAETNSPNGVTGLSTGFPTLDNSTHGFQPWQLITVSARPGGGKSAFALNVACHVVLQERKPVLYISLEMTASELMKRAIKAKAGNPKDMDALKIAAMAWKPFQKDLIIEDAAGQTLAAIQSKILKAKKRRPDLALVVVDHIGLIASEPNGKQQNRAYEIQAITSRLKTLAKTIQVPIIQLAQMNRAVDARQDKKPMLSDLRDSGGIEMDSDIVLFTNIERMEDRKPTGVASLTIAKQRDGVQMEIPLLFVPHLTRFREKLMP; the protein is encoded by the coding sequence ATGCATGATGTTGAGACAGAGCTTCAGCCGATTGAACGTCTTCCGCATTCAGTAGCGGTAGAGCAGGGCATTCTCTGTGGGCTATTGCAATATCCCGCTTTGTTTCCCCAAGTGGTTGGCCTGCTTCAGCCAGAACATTTTTACTCAAACGTTCATCAGGCAATCTTTCAGGCTATGCTGGATTGCTTTGAGCAGCAAGTTCCCCTTGAGCCCATCGCTTTAACGCAGGCTCTGGAGGTTTCCGGCGGCTTGGCCATGGCCGGAGGGTCAGCCTATCTCTATGATTTGTTGCTTGGCAGCAATCCCGATGTTCAGGTTCTGAACGACGCCAGCCTGAAGCACTGGACAAAGCTCTTGATTGATCTGGCCCGGCGGAGGGAAGTGATTCTGGCCTGTCAGGATATCGCAGACTCAGCCGCCCAACGGGATCAGTCCACCTATCTGGAAGAGGCGGAAAATTTGCTTTACCTAATATCGGAAACCTTCCCCACCGACACGATGGAGGCATTCGATCCCATTGAGGAGGCCATTCAGCAGCTTGAAGCGGAGACCAATAGCCCCAATGGGGTTACCGGCTTATCCACGGGGTTCCCCACACTGGATAATTCCACCCACGGATTTCAACCGTGGCAGTTGATCACCGTGTCCGCCCGGCCCGGTGGGGGTAAGTCCGCCTTTGCTTTGAACGTGGCTTGCCATGTGGTGCTTCAGGAGCGCAAGCCGGTGCTTTATATCAGCCTGGAAATGACCGCCAGCGAGTTAATGAAGCGGGCCATCAAGGCCAAGGCAGGCAATCCTAAAGACATGGACGCCTTGAAGATAGCGGCCATGGCCTGGAAGCCCTTCCAAAAGGATCTGATTATTGAGGATGCCGCCGGTCAAACCCTGGCGGCCATCCAGTCTAAAATCCTGAAAGCCAAAAAGCGGCGGCCTGATTTGGCCTTGGTAGTGGTGGATCATATTGGCTTAATTGCCTCAGAGCCGAATGGCAAGCAACAGAACCGGGCCTATGAGATTCAGGCCATCACCAGCCGTCTAAAGACCCTGGCCAAAACTATTCAGGTTCCCATTATCCAACTGGCCCAGATGAACCGGGCGGTGGATGCCCGGCAGGACAAAAAGCCGATGCTCTCAGATCTTCGGGACTCGGGTGGCATTGAAATGGACAGCGATATTGTGCTTTTCACCAATATTGAGCGCATGGAAGACCGGAAGCCCACTGGTGTGGCTTCTTTGACTATCGCCAAGCAGCGGGATGGCGTCCAGATGGAGATTCCCCTTCTGTTCGTGCCTCATTTGACAAGGTTTAGGGAAAAACTTATGCCATAA